The Ramlibacter algicola genome segment GTGGCGCGCAACCTGGCGTCGCCGGCGGTGTACGTGCACCGCGACTTCATGCCGCGCAACCTGATGCTGCCGCTGGACGCCGGCGAGCAGCGCCTGGGCGTGCTCGATTTCCAGGACGCGGTGCACGGCCCGATCACGTACGACATCGCCAGCCTGATGCGCGACGCGTTCCTCAGCTGGGACGAGGAGTTCGTCCTCGACATCACCGTGCGCTACTGGGAGAAGGCCAGCAAGGCCGGGCTGCCGGTCGACCCGGACTTCGGCGAGTTCTACCGCGGCGTCGAGTGGATGGGCCTGCAGCGCCATTTGAAGGTCGCCGGCATCTTCGCGCGATTGACGCTGCGCGACGGCAAGCCCAAGTACCTCGCCGACGCGCCGCGCTTCATCGCCTACATCCGCGCCACCGCGGGCCGCTACCGCGAGCTCGGGCCGCTGCTGCAGCTGGTCGACCAGGTCGAAGGCACCGAGCTGGTCAGCGCCTTCACCATCGGCCGCGGCTGACCGCATGCCGGCCCGCCTGCATTGCCCGGGGCCGCTGCGCGAGGGGCAGGTGCTGGCGCTGCCGACGGGACCGGCGCGCCACGTGCAGGTGCTGCGGCTGCAGCCGGGCGACGAAGTCACGCTGTTCGACGGCAACGGGGGCGAGTGGTCCGCGCACGTCGTGAAGATGGGCCGGTCGGACGTCGACGTGCGCGTGCAAGCGCATGAACCGGTCGAGCGCGAGCCCGCGCGTGCCGTCCACCTGGCTCTCGGCATTCCCGCGAACGACCGCATGGACTGGCTGGTCGAGAAGGCCGCCGAACTGGGCGTGGCGAGCATCCAGCCGCTCGTGACCGAGCGGGCGGTCGTGCGGCTGGCGGCCGATCGCGCCGCGCGGCGCCGCGAGCATTGGCAGGGCGTCGCGATCGCCGCCTGCGAGCAATGCGGTGGCAACCGCGTGCCAGTCGTGCATGCGCCCGTGGCGCTCACCCAGTGGCAGCCGCCGACGGACGTCGTGCGCCTGGTGCTTTCGCTCGCCCGCGAGGGCGTGCCACTGCTGCAGGCAGCCACGGGAGATGCCCCGGTGCTGCTGCTGTCCGGCGCCGAGGGCGGCTTGACGGCGCAGGAAGAAGCGGCCGCGCGGCAAGCGGGCTTCGCCCCGGTGACGCTCGGCCCGCGCGTGCTGCGCGCCGAAACCGCACCGCTGGCCGCGCTCGCGGCCCTGACGCTGGCCGGGGCGGCGCGATGAACCGGCAGCTCGTCCTGCTTGCCGTGTGCCAGGGCCTGTTCCTCACCAACAACGTCACCTTCATCGCCATCAACGGCCTGGTCGGCCTCGCGCTGGCGCCGTCCGGCTGGATGGCGACCTTGCCGGTGATGGGCTATGTCGTCGGCGGCGCCCTGTCGACGACCATCGTCGCGCGTACGCAGCGCCGCTGGGGCCGCCAGCTCTCGTTCCAGGCCGGATTGCTCGTCGCCCTGCTGGCAGCGCTGCTGTGCGCGTACGCGGCGGTGACCCGCAACTTCTGGCTGCTGTGCGCGGCCACCGTCCTGGCCGGCTACTACAGCGCGAACGCCGCGCTGTACCGCTTCGCGGCGGCGGAACTCGCGCCGGCCGCGGCGCGCGAGAAGGCCGTGTCCCTCGTGATGGCCGGTGGCCTGATCGGCGCCGTCGCCGGGCCGAACCTCGCGGCCCGCACGCGCGACCTGCTGCCCACGCCGTTCGCCGCCGCCTACCTGGCGCTCGCCGGCGTTGCGGCCCTCGCGATGCTGCTGATGGCCGTCGTGCGGTTCCCGCCGCCACCCGCCCGCACCAGCGGCGGCGAAGGCCGGCCGCTCGCCGAGATCATGCGGCAGCCCGTCTTCATCGTCGCGGCCGCTTCCGGCGCGCTCAGCTACGGGGTGATGAACCTGCTGATGGCCGCGACGCCGATCGCAATGCAGCAGTGCGGCCTGCCGTTCGGCGACGCCGCCGTCGTCCTCCAATGGCACGTGGTGGGCATGTTCGCGCCCGGTTTCTTCACCGGCCACCTGATCAAGCGCTGGGGCGCGCTGCCAATCATGGCGGCGGGCATCGTCCTGACGCTGGCATGCATCGCCATCGCGCTGTCCGGCGTCGAGTTGCACCAGTTCGTGGCCGCCTTGCTGCTGCTGGGGGTCGGCTGGAACTTCCTGTTCACCGGCAGCACGACCCTGTCGCTCGCCACCTACCGGCCCGAGGAGCGCGACAAGGCGCAGGGCGCGCTCAACTTTCTCGTGATGGCGACGCTGGCGGTCACCTCGCTGGCCAGCGGCGTGCTGGTGACGACGCAGGGCTGGACCTTGCTGAACTGGGGCTCCCTGCTGCCGGTGACGCTGGTCACCCTCGCGCTGCTGTGGCTGGCGCGCCGGCCCCCGGTCGCCGCCGCGGCCTAGAAGCGCGCGTCGAGCCAGTTGCGCAGCGCGTCGAACACCGGCTGCGCATCCAGCTCGTTGAAGATCTCGTGGTACAGCGGCTCGAAGCAGCGCGCGCTGACCACGCCGGGCGGCGCCAACTCCGCGAACCGCCGGCTGCCAGCGGGATCCACCAGCTGGTCCTGCCCGGCGTACAGCAGCAAGGTAGGCACGCGCCACCTCGGCGCCTGCTCGACGACACTCGATCCCTCGCCGGTGAGGAACGCGGCGAGCCGGGCGCTGATGCGATCGTGCACGCGTGGATCGTCGCGGTAGGCCTGCACGACGGCCGGGTCGTGCGAAAGGTACTGCGTGTCGAGGCCGTTGCCCACGCGCAGGTTGGGCAACACGCGCGGCAGCGTGCGCAGCAACAGCTTCTGCACGCCCTGCACCCGCGTGCCGAGCGCAGGCGAGGACAGCACCAGGCCAT includes the following:
- a CDS encoding alpha/beta hydrolase, whose amino-acid sequence is MHEASASTLSTYTASDGENLAVQDWPLPDRTQPRGLVLLVHGLGEHAGRYDQVAERLNAWGYAVRGYDQYGHGESGGPRGGLTTRTRLVDDLADLVANARQRQPGVPIIVLGHSMGGLVAALFALDNPGQLDGLVLSSPALGTRVQGVQKLLLRTLPRVLPNLRVGNGLDTQYLSHDPAVVQAYRDDPRVHDRISARLAAFLTGEGSSVVEQAPRWRVPTLLLYAGQDQLVDPAGSRRFAELAPPGVVSARCFEPLYHEIFNELDAQPVFDALRNWLDARF
- a CDS encoding 16S rRNA (uracil(1498)-N(3))-methyltransferase → MPARLHCPGPLREGQVLALPTGPARHVQVLRLQPGDEVTLFDGNGGEWSAHVVKMGRSDVDVRVQAHEPVEREPARAVHLALGIPANDRMDWLVEKAAELGVASIQPLVTERAVVRLAADRAARRREHWQGVAIAACEQCGGNRVPVVHAPVALTQWQPPTDVVRLVLSLAREGVPLLQAATGDAPVLLLSGAEGGLTAQEEAAARQAGFAPVTLGPRVLRAETAPLAALAALTLAGAAR
- a CDS encoding MFS transporter, with the translated sequence MNRQLVLLAVCQGLFLTNNVTFIAINGLVGLALAPSGWMATLPVMGYVVGGALSTTIVARTQRRWGRQLSFQAGLLVALLAALLCAYAAVTRNFWLLCAATVLAGYYSANAALYRFAAAELAPAAAREKAVSLVMAGGLIGAVAGPNLAARTRDLLPTPFAAAYLALAGVAALAMLLMAVVRFPPPPARTSGGEGRPLAEIMRQPVFIVAAASGALSYGVMNLLMAATPIAMQQCGLPFGDAAVVLQWHVVGMFAPGFFTGHLIKRWGALPIMAAGIVLTLACIAIALSGVELHQFVAALLLLGVGWNFLFTGSTTLSLATYRPEERDKAQGALNFLVMATLAVTSLASGVLVTTQGWTLLNWGSLLPVTLVTLALLWLARRPPVAAAA